A DNA window from Callospermophilus lateralis isolate mCalLat2 chromosome X, mCalLat2.hap1, whole genome shotgun sequence contains the following coding sequences:
- the Fam133a gene encoding protein FAM133A, giving the protein MGKRDNRVAYMNPIAMARWRGPTQSAGPTIQDYLNRPRPTWEEVKKQLENKKKGSKALAEFEEKMNESWKKELEKSREKLLSGSESSTKKREKKKKKKKKSCRLSSSSSSADSSSSSSDSENEEKKPGKKRKKKKNRSYKSSECSTSAPESESKESVKKKKKSKVEIRKEKCIRSLSKKRKKTYPEDKLSSPESSSESDHEEEVQAKKKRKHEEQEKAMEKVKKKKKKQHKKHSKKKKKKSGSSHKSG; this is encoded by the coding sequence ATGGGAAAGCGGGATAACCGGGTGGCCTACATGAATCCTATAGCAATGGCCAGATGGAGGGGCCCAACTCAATCTGCAGGCCCAACAATACAAGATTATCTGAATCGACCAAGGCCCACCTGGGAAGAAGTGAAGaaacaattagaaaataaaaagaaaggctCCAAGGCCTTAGctgaatttgaagaaaaaatgaatgaaagttGGAAGAAAGAGCTTGAAAAAAGCAGAGAGAAATTATTAAGTGGAAGTGAGAGTTCAaccaaaaagagagaaaaaaagaaaaagaaaaagaagaaatcttgTCGGTTGTCATCATCTTCATCAAGTGCTGATTCTTCAAGCAGTTCTTCAGAttcagaaaatgaagaaaagaagccaggaaaaaagagaaagaaaaagaagaaccgCTCATACAAATCATCAGAATGCTCAACATCTGCACCAGAATCAGAGAGCAAGGAatctgtaaaaaagaaaaagaagtcaaaggtagaaataaggaaagaaaagtgTATTAGAAGTCTcagcaaaaagagaaagaaaacttatCCTGAGGATAAACTATCTTCACCTGAGTCTTCATCAGAATCAGATCATGAAGAGGAAGTACAagcaaaaaagaagagaaagcatGAAGAGCAAGAAAAAGCAATGGAAAaagtaaagaagaagaaaaagaaacaacataAGAAAcatagtaaaaagaaaaaaaagaagtctgGTTCAAGTCACAAGTCAGGATAA